From the genome of Candidatus Spechtbacterales bacterium, one region includes:
- the pilO gene encoding type 4a pilus biogenesis protein PilO has product MKKNKNKLFTALGVFAGVVVLCIFVLWQFLLSGLHATQGDYVANSRALSEVEQKADLKNDLAKEIEKINSDIETVKGLLLTEGDKLEFIQEIEGIALANGNTYSVRSTNEIKDSKTGKVVEIDFSVNLQGTFAGVFGFFEGLKSTPYLISIKQVSMSKEGDGGLISTNVVLKIYLQ; this is encoded by the coding sequence ATGAAAAAAAACAAAAACAAATTATTTACTGCTTTAGGGGTGTTTGCGGGGGTTGTTGTTCTTTGTATCTTTGTGTTGTGGCAATTTTTGTTGTCGGGACTGCATGCCACGCAGGGTGATTATGTGGCAAACAGCAGGGCGCTAAGCGAGGTTGAACAAAAGGCGGATTTAAAAAATGATCTTGCCAAAGAGATTGAAAAAATAAACTCGGATATAGAAACTGTTAAAGGCTTGTTGCTTACGGAGGGTGATAAATTGGAATTTATACAAGAAATAGAGGGAATAGCTTTGGCTAACGGTAATACTTATTCTGTCAGAAGTACAAATGAGATAAAAGATTCAAAAACAGGCAAGGTTGTAGAAATAGATTTTTCTGTTAATTTACAAGGGACTTTTGCGGGAGTTTTCGGTTTTTTTGAGGGCTTAAAGTCAACGCCGTACTTGATAAGCATCAAACAAGTTAGTATGAGCAAAGAGGGGGACGGTGGTCTAATAAGCACAAATGTAGTACTTAAAATATATTTACAATAA
- the ychF gene encoding redox-regulated ATPase YchF: MLSIGIVGLPNVGKSTLFTALTKKQVEIANYPFATIDPNVGVVEVPDERLDKLATLSNSAKKVPTAIEFTDIAGLVKGANKGEGLGNKFLANIRETDAILYVVRTFKLDDIQHVENSVDPLRDIEILRTELALKDLESVEKRLDTVEGKARTGDKEAKEELAVVQELKESLNNNVHVADFLKGKDVSEKFHAVVKDLQLLTSKPYFFLFNSKGDDISEDLVAYVNKLGSAYVKMDVREELDSADLSKEERQELGLGESGLSELVNAGYKILKLITFLTTGEDETRAWTCKEGSRAPEAAGKIHTDFEKKFIRAEVIQWDKLLEAGPPSPEGYGRVNAWAAAKEKGWIRTEGKEYIVRDGDVMVILHS, translated from the coding sequence ATGCTAAGTATAGGAATTGTTGGTTTACCGAACGTAGGTAAATCAACATTATTTACGGCGTTAACCAAAAAACAGGTAGAGATAGCAAATTACCCTTTTGCCACAATAGACCCGAATGTGGGTGTAGTTGAGGTGCCTGATGAGCGTTTGGATAAATTGGCAACGCTTTCAAATTCGGCAAAAAAAGTACCGACAGCTATTGAATTTACAGATATCGCGGGTCTGGTTAAAGGCGCCAATAAAGGAGAAGGATTGGGTAATAAGTTTTTAGCAAACATACGCGAAACCGATGCGATATTATACGTTGTAAGAACTTTTAAGTTAGACGATATTCAGCATGTCGAAAACTCAGTAGACCCTTTGCGGGATATTGAGATATTGCGGACAGAACTTGCATTAAAAGACCTTGAAAGTGTTGAAAAAAGATTGGATACAGTAGAGGGCAAAGCGCGCACGGGGGACAAAGAGGCAAAAGAAGAGTTAGCTGTTGTACAGGAGCTAAAAGAATCTTTGAATAATAACGTGCATGTTGCAGACTTTTTAAAAGGTAAAGATGTTAGTGAAAAATTTCACGCGGTGGTAAAAGATTTGCAACTTTTAACATCAAAACCTTACTTCTTTTTGTTTAATTCAAAAGGGGACGATATTAGCGAAGATTTAGTAGCTTACGTAAATAAACTTGGTTCGGCATATGTAAAGATGGATGTGCGCGAGGAATTAGATTCAGCAGACCTTTCAAAAGAAGAACGGCAGGAGCTGGGCTTAGGGGAGAGTGGGCTTTCGGAACTGGTAAACGCGGGGTATAAAATATTGAAATTAATAACATTTTTAACAACAGGGGAAGATGAAACCCGCGCGTGGACATGTAAAGAGGGGAGCAGAGCTCCCGAAGCAGCGGGTAAGATACATACAGATTTTGAAAAAAAGTTTATTCGTGCCGAGGTTATTCAATGGGATAAGTTGCTTGAAGCAGGCCCTCCTTCGCCCGAAGGCTACGGAAGGGTAAACGCTTGGGCGGCAGCTAAAGAAAAAGGATGGATTCGGACGGAGGGGAAGGAGTATATTGTTCGAGACGGAGATGTAATGGTAATTTTACATTCGTAA